In one window of Haloprofundus halophilus DNA:
- a CDS encoding transcriptional regulator, protein MADLNPIAKRIHNVSPEPVRLTLSDGSSAVYQFSGTQFFQREFQGEGTCEDDDADYRLITSEDNESVLLGRKGPDDDGWSMVGEVVEAERTERAE, encoded by the coding sequence ATGGCCGACCTCAACCCCATCGCAAAGCGCATCCACAACGTCTCGCCGGAACCGGTTCGACTGACGCTCTCGGACGGGTCGAGCGCCGTCTATCAGTTCTCGGGGACGCAGTTCTTCCAACGGGAGTTCCAGGGAGAGGGCACCTGCGAGGACGACGACGCCGACTATCGGCTCATCACGAGCGAGGACAACGAGTCCGTGTTGCTCGGCCGGAAGGGGCCGGACGACGACGGCTGGTCGATGGTCGGCGAAGTGGTTGAAGCCGAGCGGACCGAACGAGCCGAGTAG
- a CDS encoding asparaginase — translation MPDVRVLSCGGTIASEPSETGAAPAKRGAELVEAVPELVEYATVTAEEIASYPGFDMQFSAVAAVAEAVEASDADGFVVTHGTDTLADTAYALSLLLDVDVPVVVTGSQRRFDEVGTDAPANLLTAVRAAASPRFSGVFVAFDDELHAARDVEKTHTNALSTFKSPGKGPVATFTRSETHLHRTAESTSSDSASLPVATAADASATVPVVHSGISVAGDELDRAVDAGADGVVVEGTGLGNVSRSLGDAVARAVESVPVVVSSRCHVGPTDQVYGTRGGGVTLREHGALFSGDLPTSKARIKLLLALSAGIEGDDLAALFG, via the coding sequence ATGCCAGACGTACGAGTGCTGAGTTGCGGCGGGACGATCGCCAGCGAACCGAGCGAGACGGGGGCCGCTCCGGCGAAACGCGGCGCGGAACTGGTCGAGGCGGTGCCGGAACTCGTCGAGTACGCGACGGTCACCGCGGAGGAGATCGCCTCGTACCCGGGGTTCGACATGCAGTTTTCGGCCGTCGCCGCCGTCGCCGAGGCGGTGGAAGCGTCCGACGCCGACGGGTTCGTCGTCACTCACGGCACGGACACGCTCGCGGACACGGCGTACGCGCTCTCGCTGCTGCTCGACGTCGACGTTCCGGTCGTGGTCACCGGGTCGCAGCGCCGCTTCGACGAGGTCGGAACCGACGCGCCGGCGAACCTCCTCACCGCCGTCAGAGCGGCCGCCTCCCCCCGATTTTCGGGCGTGTTCGTCGCGTTCGACGACGAACTCCACGCCGCCCGCGACGTGGAGAAGACCCACACGAACGCGCTCTCGACGTTCAAATCGCCGGGGAAAGGCCCCGTGGCGACGTTCACTCGGTCGGAGACGCATCTGCACCGCACCGCCGAGAGTACGTCCTCGGATTCGGCGTCGCTCCCGGTGGCGACCGCCGCCGACGCGTCGGCGACGGTTCCGGTCGTCCACTCGGGTATTAGTGTCGCCGGCGACGAACTCGACAGAGCGGTCGACGCCGGTGCGGACGGCGTCGTCGTCGAGGGGACCGGTCTCGGTAACGTCTCCCGGAGCCTCGGCGACGCCGTCGCGCGCGCGGTCGAATCGGTCCCCGTCGTCGTCAGTTCGCGCTGTCACGTCGGCCCGACCGACCAGGTGTACGGCACTCGCGGCGGCGGCGTCACGCTCCGCGAGCACGGCGCGCTGTTCTCGGGCGACCTTCCGACCTCGAAAGCCCGAATCAAGCTCCTGCTGGCCCTCTCCGCGGGTATCGAGGGCGACGACCTCGCGGCGCTGTTCGGCTGA
- a CDS encoding DUF1684 domain-containing protein: MSDSEAETGVDVDEWRAEVQHQREQKDEFFADHPQSPIPPEEREAFDGLDYFDPDPDYRVEATVTTHDEPDPVEMETTNGPNVRYLRVVTFDFEASGETQTLAGYRQESDDSRSLFVPFRDKTTGQQTYRGGRYMEFEPNRELEDGDEVVLDFNLAYSPFCAYSETFACPLPPEENWLDVVIPAGERFGE, from the coding sequence ATGAGCGACAGCGAAGCCGAGACCGGAGTCGACGTGGACGAGTGGCGCGCGGAGGTCCAGCACCAGCGCGAACAGAAAGACGAGTTCTTCGCCGACCACCCGCAGTCGCCGATTCCGCCAGAAGAGCGCGAGGCGTTCGACGGCCTCGACTACTTCGACCCGGACCCCGACTACCGCGTCGAGGCGACGGTGACGACGCACGACGAACCCGACCCCGTCGAGATGGAGACGACGAACGGCCCGAACGTCCGCTACCTCCGCGTGGTGACGTTCGACTTCGAAGCCAGCGGCGAGACGCAGACGCTCGCCGGGTACCGACAGGAGTCCGACGACTCGCGGTCGCTCTTCGTCCCGTTCCGCGACAAGACGACCGGCCAGCAGACGTACCGCGGCGGACGGTACATGGAGTTCGAACCGAACCGAGAACTCGAAGACGGCGACGAGGTGGTGCTCGATTTCAATCTCGCGTACAGCCCGTTTTGCGCCTACAGCGAGACGTTCGCCTGCCCGCTCCCGCCCGAGGAGAATTGGCTCGACGTGGTGATTCCGGCGGGCGAGCGGTTCGGAGAGTGA
- a CDS encoding lamin tail domain-containing protein has translation MLRRPTVVLVVSVSLLTAGCVGVPLPSPDDGAPSAGDAPLPGEGPGRTATVVDVVDGDTVKIAYPNGTRDTARLLGVDTPETYGESDPADFESVPDTAAGQACLNEHGERATDYATETLLDREVTLRFDANEPRRGYYDRLLVYVVVDDTDFNYGLVAEGYARVYDSQFTARERYYDAEAAAQRAERGLWECATDDGGSSAGTGRGSETARADGGDSSLVVDEIHEDAAGDDRQNLVDEYLVFRNSGEETLDLSGWTVTDEAGKQYQFPDGFSLEPGATVTLRTGDGEDTDETLYWGANSPVWNNDGDEVVVRDESGAVVARRSY, from the coding sequence GTGCTTCGCCGACCAACGGTCGTTCTCGTCGTCAGTGTGTCGCTCCTCACCGCAGGCTGCGTCGGCGTGCCGCTCCCGTCGCCCGACGACGGCGCACCGTCCGCCGGCGACGCTCCGCTACCCGGCGAAGGACCGGGTCGAACCGCGACGGTCGTCGACGTCGTCGACGGCGACACGGTGAAGATAGCGTATCCGAACGGGACCCGCGACACGGCCCGTCTGCTCGGCGTCGACACGCCGGAGACGTACGGCGAGAGCGACCCCGCCGACTTCGAGAGCGTCCCCGACACCGCGGCGGGGCAGGCGTGTCTCAACGAGCACGGCGAACGCGCCACCGACTACGCGACCGAGACGCTGCTCGACCGCGAGGTCACGCTCCGGTTCGACGCGAACGAACCGCGACGCGGTTACTACGACCGCTTGCTCGTCTACGTGGTGGTGGACGACACCGACTTCAACTACGGCCTCGTCGCCGAGGGCTACGCCCGCGTCTACGACAGCCAGTTCACCGCCCGCGAGCGCTACTACGACGCCGAAGCAGCGGCACAGCGGGCGGAGCGCGGGCTGTGGGAGTGTGCGACCGACGACGGCGGCTCGTCCGCCGGAACCGGTCGGGGTTCGGAGACGGCGAGGGCCGACGGCGGCGACTCGTCGCTCGTCGTCGACGAGATACACGAGGACGCCGCGGGCGACGACCGGCAGAATCTCGTCGACGAGTACCTCGTCTTCCGGAACAGCGGCGAGGAGACGCTCGACCTGTCGGGGTGGACCGTGACGGACGAAGCGGGCAAGCAGTACCAGTTCCCGGACGGGTTCTCCCTCGAACCCGGTGCGACGGTCACGCTACGGACCGGTGACGGCGAGGACACCGACGAGACGCTGTACTGGGGCGCGAACAGCCCGGTGTGGAACAACGACGGCGACGAGGTGGTCGTCCGAGACGAATCGGGCGCGGTCGTCGCTCGGCGGTCGTACTGA
- a CDS encoding aldo/keto reductase: MSLDTVPLGRTGTKVSEIAFGTWRFGRRNDDGDLEVGRERAHELLDAYADAGGTFIDTADMYGEGRSEEYIGDWLADRDREEFVVASKIYWPTSDHANGRGLNRKHLRNNVDEILDRLGTDYVDVLYVHRWDDDTPAREFMRTLDEFVRDGKVNYLGASTLEPNAWKVAMANELADRRGYEPFSLAQPRYNVANREIEGNYLDMCEHYDIGVVPWSPLAGGFLTGKYSRNEKPPKKSRAANDQQFADSYLTPENFDALEAVEAVAEEVGATPAQVSLAWLLHHEQVTAPIVGARTTKQLEENLVASDISLTDAQFQRLAGAKSN, from the coding sequence ATGTCTCTCGACACGGTTCCGCTCGGCCGCACCGGAACGAAGGTGAGCGAAATCGCGTTCGGCACGTGGCGATTCGGACGGAGAAACGACGACGGGGACCTGGAAGTCGGCCGCGAGCGGGCCCACGAGTTGCTCGACGCGTACGCCGACGCCGGCGGCACGTTCATCGACACCGCCGACATGTACGGCGAAGGGCGCAGCGAGGAGTACATCGGCGACTGGTTGGCCGACCGCGACCGCGAGGAGTTCGTCGTCGCCTCGAAGATTTACTGGCCGACCAGCGACCACGCGAACGGCCGCGGGCTCAACCGCAAACACCTCCGGAACAACGTCGACGAGATTCTCGACCGCCTCGGCACCGACTACGTCGACGTGCTCTACGTCCACCGGTGGGACGACGACACGCCCGCCCGCGAGTTCATGCGGACGCTCGACGAGTTCGTCCGCGACGGGAAAGTGAACTACCTCGGCGCGTCGACGCTCGAACCGAACGCCTGGAAGGTCGCGATGGCGAACGAACTGGCGGACAGGCGCGGTTACGAACCGTTCTCGCTCGCACAGCCGCGGTACAACGTGGCGAACCGGGAGATAGAGGGTAACTACCTCGACATGTGCGAACACTACGATATCGGCGTCGTCCCGTGGTCGCCGCTGGCCGGCGGCTTCCTGACGGGTAAGTACAGCCGAAACGAGAAACCGCCGAAGAAGTCTCGGGCGGCCAACGACCAGCAGTTCGCCGACTCCTACCTGACGCCGGAGAACTTCGACGCGCTCGAAGCCGTCGAAGCCGTCGCCGAGGAGGTCGGCGCGACGCCCGCGCAGGTGAGTCTCGCGTGGTTGCTGCACCACGAGCAGGTGACCGCCCCCATCGTCGGCGCGCGGACGACGAAGCAGTTGGAGGAGAACCTCGTCGCGAGCGACATCTCGCTCACCGACGCGCAGTTCCAACGCCTCGCGGGCGCGAAGTCGAACTAA